The proteins below come from a single Malus sylvestris chromosome 3, drMalSylv7.2, whole genome shotgun sequence genomic window:
- the LOC126616611 gene encoding cysteine-tryptophan domain-containing zinc finger protein 7-like: MISVGTRDAREGVELGFGGRREMEDTELEEGEACSSHINEYDSNIDALSYIDDRIQDVLGHFQKEFEGEVSAENLGAKWGGYGSFLPSYQRSPVWSHPKTPQKVHNYSLLKSPNNLKLESGQRNNAVCYNTPQSVGVGPASTGSTSLVVPKAPSLVQPDQYTPRHESANKKAINSSDQKTLKVRIKVGSDNLSTRKNAIYSGLGLDSTPSSSLDDSPSESEGISHEPRDAPFESPTSILQIMTSFPVHEDMMSPLHDDLIYLIEKEKLLKEGTANGTHTMEGGEKVSRARKTKSVERNDLSAESKSGINKDGTGLLSKKEHDIDMFACEEFVSKTLKLPLLSNSFSTVNDLIKSNEIDKKSLVRDKVFPAEDEPMERMSNQEDGWIEKRKANLAGKVQEDRKVNLSNDVLAHPKKEGRCRGEKTYELVKGDLNVSKGRKALNTEIMDHSKQKINQKAGLHEVDDTRLYSGKEYPLPGEKKKPKESQSTPVAEMPKESSRVCSSSVPKMKSTYANSSNTDQSRDTYRDLFGDIDENNQINLFELPLEEKLKDTDAVAKSTPVVNSTSRERQNDNKFDKPSSIADSHPMTASNILPRSGNGPVSAVPPATGAPALIKDNWVCCDKCLKWRLLPYGTNPESLPEKWLCSMLNWLPGMNRCNVNEDETTEKTKALIPQYQVSAPESQSNLPRNPGLMEGVALPKPLNPDQNLENFGLPGMPSSGKKKNGAKELPNATIKDGSIQFPNSMKKTVQASVKSRSLNDVNQSPLPSEPDLQQLSKSSDMTVEKRKHKYREKKHRDLEPSTRGGDIKNLKIKSRRDSVPDSSRASKKIKTEVKHINDEGWTSDYNWAVGEVGPSSSGAAAGKDQIKNRSHAASITKTKDEAFLKSRSLDVGNCDSRGRSKKRKVKESSDMGSLPATGCYVEDHSVAVKEEFSENDRRKEKQARTSKSDGKESSASKGSGRTDKKSSHTKNQQHRKDIGSSLTHRSRNGMDSLKKDLGSVQVPMAATSSSSKISGSQKTKSSFQEVKGSPVESVSSSPMRILNPDKLTSVGGDLIGKDESQNAGHFAIGSPRRCSDGEDDGASDRSATARKDKVSTVAYHGSHESSVLDFQDRDSNHISGGKGRGQVAPSPDITNGLSMNGALGNSGQDTGCPKPLASNQFGGEYRENGKHYNSNGSHPRKSGKGYSSSWLKDKNGSFESDLDIGEAKNSKVLSEQKDHSPSHGIKPGDGKNKCGSKSGQTENKYVSKKDVTGKSSFESSKREGQSNFGGHDGPDVKPEIICKKDAISTPKQNSLQDCDGERFSKIPSGKTERVDAGSVRGKSLPLPTSGGAQNETTTRCPRPAVGSQKGNGADSSQVDASEGNDALKQIQTRKVDNQNGTQHISSRHLLQNGHSARDIDAPSPVRRDSGSQAVTSALKEAKDLKHLADRVKNAGSTSESTGFYFQAAVKFLHAASLLENIDSAKHNDMTQCMQMYSSTAKLCKFCAHEYEKAKDMAAAALAYKCMEVAYMRAVYCSHASASRDRFELQTALQLVPPGESPSSSASDVDNLNNPSTVDKVALPKGVSSPQVAGNHVIAARNRPNFLRILNFTQDVNFAMEASRKSRLAFAAANTNTGDAKRSEGISAIKRALDFHFQDVEGLLHLVRLAMDAISR; encoded by the exons ATGATTTCTGTGGGGACTAGGGATGCAAGGGAGGGGGTAGAATTAGGGTTTGGTGGTCGGAGAGAGATGGAGGATACTGAGCTTGAAGAAGGCGAAGCTTGCTCTTCACACATCAATGAATACGATTCCAACATCGATGCTCTCTCTTACATC GATGATAGAATTCAGGATGTTTTGGGACACTTCCAGAAAGAATTTGAAGGTGAGGTATCTGCGGAGAATTTGG GGGCAAAGTGGGGTGGGTATGGCTCTTTTTTACCGTCCTATCAGCGATCTCCAGTGTGGTCTCATCCGAAGACTCCACAAAAAGTTCACAACTACAGCTTACTCAAATCTCCCAACAATTTGAAACTTGAG TCTGGTCAACGTAACAACGCAGTTTGTTATAATACACCTCAGTCAGTGGGAGTAGGACCTGCTTCTACTGGTTCCACTTCGCTTGTTGTACCAAAGGCACCCTCATTAGTTCAACCTGACCAGTACACTCCTCGGCATGAATCTGCAAACAAGAAAGCTATCAATTCATCAGACCAGAAAACATTGAAGGTGCGAATTAAAGTGGGATCAGATAACTTGTCGACACGAAAAAATGCTATCTACAGCGGGCTTGGCCTTGATTCCACACCGTCTTCCTCACTAGATGATAGCCCTTCAGAGAGTGAAGGGATATCTCATGAGCCTCGAGATGCCCCATTTGAATCTCCCACCAGTATTCTTCAG ATTATGACATCCTTTCCGGTGCATGAGGATATGATGTCACCTCTTCATGACGACCTCATTTACTTGATTGAAAAGGAAAAGCTTCTAAAAGAGGGTACAGCGAATGGAACTCATACCATGGAGGGTGGTGAGAAAGTATCAAGAGCAAGGAAAACAAAATCGGTCGAAAGAAATGATTTGTCAGCAGAATCAAAAAGTGGGATAAATAAGGATGGAACTGGGCTTCTGTCAAAGAAGGAACACGATATTGACATGTTTGCTTGTGAGGAGTTTGTTTCTAAAACCTTGAAGCTCCCGCTTCTATCTAATTCATTTTCTACTGTCAATGACTTGATCAAGAGCAATGAAATTGATAAGAAAAGTTTAGTGAGGGACAAGGTCTTCCCTGCAGAAGATGAACCAATGGAGCGGATGTCCAACCAAGAGGATGGCTGGATTGAAAAGCGAAAAGCCAATTTGGCTGGAAAGGTTCAGGAAGATAGAAAAGTAAATTTAAGCAATGACGTTTTGGCTCATCCAAAGAAAGAGGGCCGTTGCAGAGGAGAGAAAACTTATGAATTAGTAAAAGGTGACTTAAATGTTTCCAAAGGGAGGAAAGCTTTAAATACTGAAATCATGGACCATTCAAAGCAGAAAATCAATCAGAAGGCTGGATTGCATGAGGTGGATGATACAAGACTATATTCTGGGAAGGAGTATCCGCTACCCggagaaaaaaagaaaccgAAGGAAAGTCAGAGTACCCCAGTTGCTGAGATGCCAAAAGAAAGCTCAAGGGTTTGTTCTTCTTCAGTGCCCAAGATGAAGAGCACGTATGCGAACAGTTCTAATACTGATCAAAGTAGGGATACATATAGAGATCTGTTTGGGGATATAGATGAAAATAaccaaataaatttatttgaaCTTCCCCTTGAAGAGAAGCTTAAGGACACTGATGCTGTTGCAAAAAGCACACCTGTAGTTAACAGTACATCAAGGGAGAGACAAAATGACAATAAATTTGATAAACCATCATCAATTGCAGACTCACATCCTATGACAGCTTCAAATATACTCCCACGTTCTGGAAATGGGCCTGTGTCTGCTGTGCCTCCTGCTACAGGGGCTCCTGCACTGATAAAAGATAATTGGGTGTGTTGTGACAAGTGTCTGAAATGGCGGCTTCTTCCATATGGTACAAACCCGGAGAGCCTACCTGAAAAGTGGCTGTGTAGCATGCTCAATTGGCT GCCTGGGATGAATCGGTGTAATGTAAACGAGGATGAAACAACAGAAAAGACGAAAGCTCTAATTCCACAGTACCAAGTTTCTGCCCCTGAGAGTCAAAGTAATCTGCCCAGAAATCCTGGTTTAATGGAAGGAGTGGCATTGCCTAAGCCTCTGAACCCTGACCAAAACCTTGAAAATTTTGGTTTGCCTGGCATGCCTAGtagtggaaagaaaaaaaatggagcaAAAGAATTGCCAAATGCAACTATTAAGGATGGTTCCATTCAATTTCCAAACTCCATGAAGAAAACCGTGCAGGCATCAGTGAAGAGTAGAAGCTTGAATGATGTGAATCAGTCTCCACTGCCAAGTGAACCTGATTTGCAGCAGCTAAGCAAGTCCAGTGACATGACTGTGGAGAAACGGAAACACAAGTACAGGGAGAAGAAGCATAGAGATTTAGAGCCCTCTACTAGGGGAG GTGACATCAAGAATTTAAAGATAAAGAGCAGAAGAGACTCCGTTCCAGATTCTTCTCGAGCTTCCAAGAAAATCAAGACTGAAGTTAAACATATTAATGATGAAGGATGGACATCAGACTACAATTGGGCAGTTGGGGAGGTAGGTCCTAGCTCAAGTGGTGCTGCAGCAGGGAAAGATCAAATTAAGAATAGGTCACATGCTGCTTCTATTACAAAAACAAAGGATGAAGCTTTCTTAAAAAGTCGATCCTTAGATGTGGGAAACTGTGATTCTAGAGGTAGATCAAAAAAGCGAAAAGTGAAGGAATCCTCTGACATGGGTTCCCTTCCAGCTACAGGGTGTTATGTTGAGGATCATTCAGTTGCGGTGAAGGAGGAGTTTAGTGAGAACGACCGCAGGAAAGAAAAGCAGGCAAGGACTTCTAAATCTGATGGAAAAGAGTCTAGTGCAAGCAAAGGAAGTGGTAGAACAGACAAAAAGAGCAGCCATACAAAGAACCAACAACATAGAAAAGATATTGGCAGCAGTTTAACTCACCGGAGTAGGAATGGTATGGATTCCTTGAAAAAAGATTTGGGATCTGTACAGGTTCCTATGGCTGCAACTTCAAGCTCCTCCAAAATCTCTGGTTCCCAGAAAACCAAATCCAGCTTTCAGGAAGTTAAAGGTTCACCCGTAGAATCCGTCTCATCTTCACCTATGAGAATCTTGAATCCCGATAAGCTTACATCAGTAGGCGGGGACCTCATTGGAAAGGATGAGTCACAAAATGCTGGTCATTTTGCCATAGGTAGCCCAAGAAGATGCTCAGATGGCGAAGATGATGGTGCGAGTGATCGATCTGCTACAGCGAGGAAGGACAAAGTTTCCACTGTGGCTTATCATGGGTCTCATGAGTCTTCTGTGCTTGATTTCCAGGACAGAGATTCTAATCACATATCTGGTGGTAAAGGTAGAGGGCAGGTTGCCCCATCGCCGGATATCACAAATGGTCTTTCTATGAATGGTGCTTTGGGTAATTCAGGTCAAGATACTGGGTGTCCTAAACCTTTGGCTTCTAATCAATTTGGTGGTGAATACAGAGAGAATGGAAAGCATTATAACTCTAATGGATCTCACCCAAGAAAGTCAGGGAAGGGATACTCTTCTTCATGGTTAAAGGACAAGAATGGGAGCTTTGAATCTGATTTGGACATTGGTGAGGCCAAGAATTCTAAAGTTCTCAGTGAACAGAAGGATCATTCACCCTCCCATGGAATAAAACCCGGGGATGGTAAAAACAAGTGTGGGTCTAAATCTGGTCAAACTGAGAACAAATATGTCAGCAAGAAAGATGTTACTGGAAAATCTTCCTTTGAGAGCAGTAAAAGGGAAGGTCAGTCGAATTTCGGGGGGCATGATGGCCCAGATGTTAAGCCAGAAATCATTTGCAAAAAAGATGCAATTTCTACTCCCAAGCAGAATTCGCTGCAAGATTGTGATGGTGAAAGGTTCTCAAAGATTCCTTCCGGAAAAACCGAACGAGTGGATGCAGGCTCAGTTAGGGGGAAGTCACTACCCTTGCCAACCTCTGGTGGGGCTCAAAATGAGACCACAACCCGTTGTCCTCGACCAGCTGTGGGTTCTCAAAAAGGTAATGGAGCAGATAGCTCACAAGTTGATGCCTCTGAAGGTAATGATGCTCTGAAGCAAATACAAACCAGAAAGGTTGATAATCAGAATGGAACTCAGCATATCAGTTCAAGGCATCTTTTACAGAATGGGCACAGTGCCAGGGATATTGATGCCCCTAGTCCAGTTAGAAGGGACTCCGGCAGCCAGGCTGTTACTAGTGCTCTGAAAGAAGCTAAGGATCTAAAGCATCTTGCTGATCGCGTCAAG AACGCCGGGTCAACTTCCGAAAGTACGGGGTTTTACTTCCAAGCGGCTGTCAAATTTCTTCATGCTGCCTCTTTGTTGGAGAATATTGATAGTGCCAAGCATAATGACATGACTCAGTGCATGCAAATGTATAGTAGCACCGCAAAACTATGCAA GTTTTGTGCTCATGAATATGAGAAAGCCAAGGATATGGCTGCTGCTGCTTTGGCCTACAAATGCATGGAGGTGGCTTATATGAGGGCGGTATACTGCTCACATGCCAGTGCAAGCAGAGATCGTTTTGAGTTGCAAACAGCTTTACAATTGGTTCCTCCTG GTGAAtctccttcttcctctgccTCTGATGTTGATAACCTAAATAACCCCTCAACGGTTGACAAGGTTGCCTTACCCAAGGGCGTTAGCTCTCCCCAAGTTGCTGGAAACCATGTTATTGCTGCCCGAAACCGTCCCAATTTCCTCCGGATACTCAATTTT ACTCAGGATGTAAATTTTGCAATGGAAGCATCGAGGAAATCGCGGCTTGCATTTGCAGCTGCTAATACAAACACGGGAGATGCTAAGCGTTCAGAAGGTATTTCTGCCATTAAAAGGGCTCTTGACTTTCACTTCCAAGACGTAGAAGGATTGCTACATTTGGTACGGCTCGCAATGGATGCTATCAGCCGGTAA
- the LOC126616613 gene encoding cullin-1-like, with translation MERKVIELDQGWDYMQKGITKLKKILEGLPEPQFNSEEYMMLYTTIYNMCTQKPPNDYSQQLYDKYREAFEEYITSTVLPALREKHDEFMLRELVKRWANHKLMVRWLSRFFHYLDRYFIARRSLPALKEVGLTCFRDLVYREVNANARIAVIGLIDKEREGEQIDRALLKNVVDIFVEIGMGQMESYEEDFEAHFLLDSGEYYSRKAANWILTDSCPEYMLKAKECLKREKERVNNYLHSSSEQKLVEKVQHELLVVYATQLLEKEGSGCRALLRLDKADGLSRIFRLYNKIPKGLDPVSLVFKQHITAEGTALVQQAEDAAANQASGGAGTQEQALIKNIIELHDKYMKYVDESFQNHTLFHKALKEAFEVFCNKSVSGSSSAELLAGFCDNILKKGGSDKLSDEAIEEMLEKVVKLLAYISDKDLYAEFYRKKLARRLLFDRSANEDHERSILTKLKQQCGGQFTSKMEGMVTDLTIARDNQKGFEEYLQSNPAVNPGMDLTVTVLTTGYWPSYKSFDLNLPEEMVRCVEVFKSFYETKTKHRKLTWIYSLGTCNVTGKFDTRPIELVVSTYQAALLLLFNSADKLSYSEILTQLNLTHDDLVRLLHSLSCAKYKILTKQPITKTISTNDSFEFNKKFTDKMRRIKIPLPPVDERKKVIEDVDKDRRYAIDAAIVRIMKSRKVLGHQQLVMECVEQLGKMFKPDIKAIKKRIEDLITRDYLERDKENPNMFKYLA, from the exons ATGGAGCGCaaagttattgagttggatcAAGGATGGGACTATATGCAGAAGGGGATCACGAAGCTGAAGAAGATCCTAGAGGGGTTACCGGAGCCTCAGTTCAACTCAGAAGAATATATGATGCTTTACAC AACCATCTATAACATGTGTACTCAGAAGCCCCCCAATGATTACTCTCAGCAGCTATATGACAAATATCGGGAGGCATTTGAGGAATACATTACTTCAACG GTGCTGCCTGCTCTTAGAGAGAAGCATGATGAGTTTATGCTGCGGGAGCTTGTTAAAAGATGGGCAAACCATAAACTGATGGTTAGGTGGCTATCACGCTTCTTTCATTACCTTGATCGTTACTTCATTGCAAGAAGGTCACTTCCTGCACTCAAGGAAGTTGGACTAACCTGCTTTCGTGATTTG GTTTATCGGGAGGTCAATGCTAATGCCAGAATTGCTGTTATTGGTCTT ATTGATAAAGAACGTGAGGGAGAGCAGATTGATAGAGCACTATTGAAGAATGTGGTAGATATATTTGTTGAAATTGGAATGGGTCAAATGGAGTCTTATGAAGAGGACTTTGAAGCACACTTTCTACTAGATAGTGGTGAATACTATTCTCGTAAAGCAGCAAATTGGATTTTGACAGATTCTTGTCCGGAGTACATGTTGAAGGCAA AGGAATGCTTGAaaagggagaaggagagagttaATAACTACCTTCATTCAAGCAGTGAACAAAAGCTTGTGGAG AAAGTGCAACATGAGTTGTTGGTGGTTTATGCAACTCAACTGCTTGAGAAGGAGGGTTCTGGATGTCGTGCTTTACTGAGATTGGATAAG GCTGACGGTCTTTCTAGGATATTTAGACTTTACAACAAAATACCTAAAGGCTTGGACCCTGTTAGTCTTGTATTTAAACAG CATATTACTGCCGAAGGTACAGCCTTGGTTCAACAGGCTGAAGATGCTGCAGCTAACCAG GCTTCAGGTGGAGCTGGCACACAGGAACAG GCTCTTATCAAAAACATAATTGAGCTGCATGACAAGTATATGAAATATGTTGATGAAAGCTTTCAGAACCACACACTCTTTCACAAG GCTTTGAAAGAGGCTTTTGAGGTATTTTGCAATAAATCCGTTTCTGGGAGTTCAAGTGCTGAATTACTTGCTGGATTCTGTGATAATATCCTCAAGAAGGGTGGCAGTGATAAGTTGAGTGATGAGGCCATAGAAGAAATGCTTGAGAAG GTTGTTAAGCTGCTTGCTTATATCAGTGACAAAGACCTTTATGCAGAATTCTACAG GAAAAAACTAGCCCGTCGGTTACTTTTTGATCGGAGTGCCAATGAGGACCACGAAAGAAGTATTCTGACAAAGCTGAAGCAGCAATGTGGTGGACAGTTTACGTCAAAAATGGAGGGAATG GTCACAGATTTGACAATAGCTCGAGACAACCAGAAAGGGTTTGAGGAATATCTTCAAAGTAACCCTGCTGTAAATCCTGGGATGGACTTGACAGTCACTGTACTTACAACTGGCTACTGGCCAAGTTATAAATCGTTTGATCTTAACCTTCCTGAAGAGATG GTTAGGTGTGTtgaagttttcaagtcattctATGAAACAAAAACGAAACACCGGAAACTTACATGGATTTACTCATTGGGCACGTGCAATGTTACTGGCAAGTTTGACACCAGACCGATTGAATTGGTCGTGTCAACCTATCAG gCTGCTCTCTTGCTCCTCTTCAACAGTGCTGATAAATTGAGCTATTCAGAAATACTGACTCAGTTGAACCTTACTCACGACGACTTGGTTAGATTGCTTCATTCGCTCTCGTGTGCCAAGTACAAGATTCTCACCAAGCAGCCAATTACAAAGACCATCTCAACGAATGACAGCTTTGAATTCAACAAGAAGTTCACAGATAAAATGAGAAGAATTAAG ATTCCTCTCCCACCAGTGGACGAAAGGAAGAAGGTGATTGAAGATGTTGACAAAGACCGGAGATATGCTATTGATGCTGCTATTGTTAGGATCATGAAGAGTCGAAAAGTTTTGGGTCATCAACAATTAGTCATGGAGTGCGTTGAGCAGCTGGGAAAAATGTTCAAG CCGGACATAAAAGCGATTAAGAAGCGGATTGAAGATCTCATCACTCGGGACTACCTGGAGAGGGACAAGGAAAACCCCAACATGTTCAAGTATCTTGCCTGA